Within Candidatus Eisenbacteria bacterium, the genomic segment CGGGGATCGTCGCCCGGCCGAGCTCCGCCAGCGCGCGGAATCCCGCGTCGAGGAGGTCCATGGCGGGCGTGGCCCAGGCGTAGATCCCCTGGAACACGGTCGCCATGAGCGCGATGAAAATCACGGGGCCGAGCACGCGGTGGGTCAGCACGGCGTCGAGGTTCCCGCGCAACCCGTCGGGCTTCGCGCGCCGTCGCACGACGCGGCCCACGATCGATTCCACTTCGCGGTACCCGTCCACGGGATCGATCGCGGCCCCGCCGCCGGTCCCGAAGGCGATGCCGTGTCCGTTGGTCCCGCCGTGCCCGTTGTCCATGGCCTCGCGCAGCTGCTTCATCCCCTTGCCCGACTTCGCCGACACCGCCAGCACCGGCACGCCGAGGAGCCGCGAGAGCTGCGGCACGTCGATCTCGATGCCCCGCGCCTCGGCCTCGTCCATCAGGTTCAGGACGAGCATCGCCGGGCGGCCGGTCGCGAGGATCTGGAGCGCGAGGAAGAGCTGGCGGTCGAGCCGCGTGGCGTCCACCACCGCGACGACGCGATGGGCGTCCGGCCCCTGGATCGCCTCGAGGACGAGCGCCTCGTCGGGAGAGCGTGGATTGAGGCTGTAGGTGCCGGGAAGGTCGACGATCTCGACCTGCTTGCCGGAAGGGAGCACGCACGTTCCCGCGCGCTTCTCGACCGTGACGCCGGGGTAGTTCGCGACCTTCTGCCGGAGCCCGGTGAGCCGGTTGAAGAGAGACGACTTTCCGGAGTTGGGACTGCCTACGATGGCGATCCGCTCAGACGGCTTCGACAAGGATCCGGTTCGCCTCCTCCCGGCGGATCGAGAAATGGCAGCCCCGCACGTACACCTCGATGGGATCGCGGAGCGGCGCGCGGCGCACGACGAGGATCTCGGTCCCCGGAGTGAGGCCGAGATCGAGGAGCGGACGCTTCAGTTCGTCTTCGGCGACGATCGTGACCACGACGGCGCGGGCCCGGTCGGGGAGCATCCCCATCGGGACACCCGCGCGAGCCGGTGCGGTTCCCGTGGCGGCAGCCTCCATCACCTGCAGCTCGACCCGCTCGCGCTCAACGACGATCGGAGGCGTCACGATCCGGCCCCCGGCTGATCGGTGATCTCCATCATCTCCACGGTGTCCTTCAAGCAGCGGCCCTTGCACACCGGGCAGCTCGATCCCGCGTCGCCGCTCGAGCAGCGCGTCTGGTACTCGCGGAACGCGGCATTGAAGCGCTCCGCGCTGGGATCTCCCGAGGCGAGGAACGCGGTCAGCCGCAGGAGCTCGACCATCGTCGCGGGACTGACGAGATGCTCCATCATGCAGGCGTCCTCCTCGGCCGTGCCGGGAGGAAGGCCGAGCGTCTCGACGAAGAAGCGCGTGAGCACGTCGCGGCTCCGCTCGGTGCGCGCGGCGAGCCGGCGCCCTTCGGGCGTGAGGCTCACGTCGCCGTAGCGCTCGTGATGCACCAGGTCGCGGTTCTTCAGCGTGCGCAGCATCGACGTGACGCCCGCGCGGGACACCCCGAGCCGGTCCGCGATGGCCGTGACCGACGCGGGCGCGCCCGCGTGGCTCAGGGCGGCGATCGCCTGGAGGTAGTGCGCCATCGAGTGGGTGACTTCCTTTTCGTGAAACCGTTTCCAGACCGTCATGGCCGCCTTCGATTGTCGGAGGGCTTGGGGCACCCGTTTTCAGTGCCGCTTAAGCATACTTAACAGATCGGCCAGGGTCCAGGCAAGACGCTGTGCGCCAAGGGGGAACCGGACTTGCTACCAAAGTCCCAGGTGAAACTGCGGCCGGGCGCCGTCCTTGACCCCTCCGGCCGGTCCATGTACCTTGCAATTCATTCTGAAGCCGTATGTTACGGCCTTCCACCGGGGGAAGCGTGGCCGACCAAGCCGGCGAGCCCAAGAACGAACCGAAGTACCTGAATCGATTCCTGACCTGGCTCGCCTTCAACGAGCGGGTCCTGGACGAGGCCCGGGATACCTCGAATCCCGTGCTCGAGCGTGCCCGGTTCCTCGGGATCGCCGCATCCAACCTGGACGAGTTCTTCATGATCCGGGTCTCCGGGATGCGGGACCTGGTCCGGGCGGGGGTCGATCATCGGGATCCGGCCGGAACGCCCGCGCCCGAGCTCCTCCATCGCATGGTCGAGCGTTCGCGCGAGCTGAGCGACCGGGCGGCGTCGATCTACGCGAACGAGATCGTCCCCGCGCTCCGCGACAGCGGCGTGCGCTTCCTCTCGCCGGGGGAGCTCATGGGACGCGAGCGCGCGGCCATCGAGCGTCACTTCCAGCGCGAGATCTTCCCGATCCTCACCCCTTCGGCCGTGGATCCGGCCTTCCCGACGCCGCACGTCACGAATCTCGTTCTCTACCTCGCGGTGAGACTCGAAGCTCGCGGACAGACGAGGCTCGCGATCGTGCAGCTCCCGCGTCTCGCGCCCCGGTGGATCCACGTCGGCGGGATCGAGCCTCGGTTCGTGCTCCTCGAGGACGTCGTGCGCGAGAACCTGGGCGTGTTCTTCGAAGGGAACGTCGTTCAGGAGGCCGTCGCGTTCCGCGTGACGCGGGACGCGGACTTCGCGACGGACGATCAGGAGGCCGAGGACCTCGTCGACGCGGTCCGCCAGGTGCTGAGCAGCCGCACGCACGGGGATCCGATCCGTCTCGAGATCGAATCGGCGGCTTCCGACGCGCTGGTCGAGTCGCTCACCCACGCGCTGAAGCTCGAGCCGCACGAGGTGTGCCGTCTTCCCGCGCCGCTCGATCTTCGCTTCCTCGTCGACTTCTCGCGCCTTCCGTCCCTGCCGGCGCCGCGCCCGGAGCCCTGGCCGCCCCAGCCGCAGCCGGGCATTCCGTCCGGAGAGGGCCTCTGGGCGGAGCTCCAGGAGCGCGACATCCTCCTCTTCCACCCGTACGAGAGTCTGGAGCCGGTGCTCCGTCTGCTGCGGCTCGCGGCGGACGATCCGGACGTGCTCGCGATCAAGCAGACGCTCTATCGCACGTCCTCGACGTCCGAGGTCGTGCGCTCGCTCGAGCGCGCGGCCCAGTCCGGAAAGCAGGTGACCGTGCTGATCGAGCTCTCCGCGCGCTTCGACGAGGAGCGGAACGTGACCTGGGCGCGGCGGCTCGAGGACGCGGGCGCGCAGGTGCTGTATGGACTCGCGGGGCTGAAGACGCACGCGAAGGCGCTCCTCGTCGTGCGCCGCGGACCCGAGGGGATCGAGCGCTACGCGCACATCGGGACGGGGAACTACAACGAGCGCACCGCGCTCGATTACTCCGACCTGAGCCTCCTGACGACGGACGAGGATCTCTGCGCCGATCTCACCGCGTTCTTCAACGTGGTGACCGGGTACTCGGAGCCGCTCCCGTGGCGCCGCATCGCGATGGCGCCGCTCGGGCTTCGCCAGCGGCTCCTCGGCCTCATCCGCCGCGAGATCGAGCGGACTCCCACGGAGGGACCGGGGCAGATTCGCGCCAAGATGAACGCGCTGGTGGACGTGCCGCTGATCGACGCCCTCTACGAGGCCTCGGCGGCCGGCGTGAAGATCGATCTCAACGTGCGCGGGTCGTGCCTCCTCCGGCCCGGCGTGAAGGGGCTGAGCGAGAACATCCGCGTGATCACGCTCGTGGATCGGTTCCTCGAGCACAGCCGCATCTTCGAGTTCCGGAACGGCGGCGACGTCGAGGTCTATCTCGGGAGCGCCGACTGGATGCCGCGGAACCTGGATCGCCGGGTCGAGCTGGTGGTGCCGGTCGTGGACCCCGCCCATCGCGACCGGCTCGGGCGCATCCTCGACACGCTCCTCGCCGACAACGTGAAGGCTCGAGAGCTTCGCCCCGACGGGACCCTGATGAAGCGGGACGGCCGGCGAAAGCTGGTTCGGGCGCAGGAGGTCTTCTGGAGATGGGCCCACCGCGCGGCATTGCGTCCCCCCGACGCGGAGGGCGGAGCCTTCCGGCCGATCCGAAAGTCGCCGGACCGGACCGACTCAGCGGACGTAGCGTGAAGGAGTGGAACCCCACACGGTAGAACCGGAGGGCACGGCGATGGCGTCGTTCGTTGCGCGGATGGTGGGTGCTGCGAGACTCGAGCCGGCGGTCTACGAGGAGGTCGAGGCGGACCGGACGGCCACGATGCAGGCCATGGGCGTGGTCATCCTCTCGTCCCTGGCGATGGGCGTGGGTGCGCTGGGTTCGGGAGAAGCGGGATTCATCGGCGGCGTGCTCACCGGTCTCATCGGCTGGATCGTGTGGGCGTTCCTCTCCTGGATCATCGGAACGAAGATCCTCCCCGAGCCGGGCACGCAGTCCGACATGGGGGAGCTGCTCCGGACCCTCGGCTTCTCCTCCTCCCCCGGCGTGATCCGCATCTTCGGGTGGGTCCCCCTCATCGGCGGCTTCATCACCATGGCCGCCCTCCTCTGGATGCTCGTCTCCATGGTCGTCGCCGTGCGGCAGGCCCTCGACTACACGAGCACGGGGCGCGCGGTGATCGTGTGCGTCATCGGCTGGTTCGTGCACCTCGTGATCACGGTCTGGGTGGCCGCGCTGTTCGGCATCGCGCTGTTCGGGTTGTCGGGCATGAGCACGCCTTGAAGAAGAAGCGAGACGCGGGTTACAACGAGCGTCTCTTTTCGGGCGACTTACGCGGACGACTCCACAATGCGCGCTTTCTCTGGCTGGCGGACAGTCTCAGGAGAGCACAGGCTCCATGCCGTCGAGTCCTGGAGCTGGGCGGTTTCGACGGACGCTCGATCCAGTTCCTGGCTCAGAAACCGGATCGCTACCTCGGGCTCGATGCCAACTGGGAAGGTGGTGTGGACCTTGGCAGGGCGAAATGGTCCGATGATGCCGGCATTCAGTTCGAGATCTGCAGCACACCCGCGCAGCTCCGGGAGCACGTGAAGGAAGAGCGATTCGACACGTCGCTCTCTCTCGAAACGCTGGAGCACATCCCGCCCGATGACCTCGAACCCTATGTCCGGGAGATCGCGCGAGTCACGACGGGCCACTTCGTGGCAACGGTTCCGAACGAGAAAGGGCCGGTCTTTCTCGCGAAGTATGTCGTGAAGCGGCTGTTCGGGGACTACTTCCGCTATCGGCCGATCGAGGTGTGGGGGGCGTTCATCGGCAGGATGGACCTCGTGGAGCGCGACGATCACAAGGGGTTCGACTACGAGGAGGTCATCCGCCTGCTCGGCCGGTACTTCGACATCGTCGAGGTGTCCGGCTATCCGTTCCGCCGTCTCCCCAGGTGGCTCAACTTCGGCGTCGGCATCGTGGCGCGGGCCCGCGCCGCCAGCCGGGAATCCGCCTAGCGGACCGGCTCAGTATCGAAGCTCCGCTCCCAGGCGCGCCAGCCACGCACGTTCCTCGGCGCCATCCACATGATCCACGTTCTCGCGGGTGCGGTACCCCAGCCCCAAGGCGACGTCGACGTTGTCCCGCGGGATCCAGCGCACGTCTCCCCAGACTTCACGGCGCCGCTCCACGACGCCCGTCGGACGGCTGTTGTCCACGTCCCCCAGCGACGGAGTCCATGCCTCGCCGATCCGCCCCTCGCCCTTGTTCGTGAAGTCGCCCGTCCACCGAACCTGCCAGTCGCGGGTGAGGTCGTACGCCGTCTCCACCCAGACGTTCTCCGCGTCGGGACCGAGCGAATACCCCAGCGGCTTGCCCCGGTACTCGTAGTTCCGGCCGTAGTCCACGCTGTACGTGTAGTTCCGCACGAACGTGTACTCCCCGAGGAACCGGATCGCGCCGGCGCCGACCGGGCGGTGGCTCCGGAACCCGGCGGTCCACCCGAAACGGTCCGGCATCTCCTCCTCCTCGGTGGAGAAGTCGTCGACGAGCACCTCGCCATAGAGGGTGAGATCGGGGCTCACGCGTAGGGCCACGTCTGCCGACGCCATCACGTTCGACCGGACGTCCCCCCGCAAGGAGTCGTGCGACGCCTCGCGCACGTGGATCCGCTCGATCAGCGAGTAGGGCAGGAGTCCGATGCCGTAGAGCAGGTCGATCCCGTCGCTCGAGTACCGCGCGGCCTCGGCGAGCGCGATCGTGAGCCACCTCGTCGCGGCGAACTCGATCCGGTGTGCCGCGAGCATCTTGTCCTCCGAGCGCGAGAGGATCCCGTTCAGCGCCGTGACGCTCACGCGCCCCGCGAAGTCCCCGCGGAGCTGGAGGTAGCCCATCGGTCCGGCGTTGTCCGAGAGGAGGAGCGTTCCCCGTCTCCCCGGGCCCCACCGGAAGTAGTCGTACCCCGCGGCCGCGGTCACGGGACCACCCCGGAACGTGAGACCGGCGTGAAGCACCGCGAGCTCCACGTCCGTGTCCTTGGCGAGCGGATCGACCCACTCGCGCTCGCCGCGAATCCTCGTGGCCGCGATCTCCTCGTACGCGACGAGCGCCGGCCAGACCTGAAGCGACATGCGAACACCCACCGAGGTCTCGTCGCGGAACCGGAAGTGGGGATCGCGCGTCTCCTCGTAGTCGCCGCGGACGTGCGCCGCCGACTGGAGCCGGAACCGTGTTTCCCGGGGACCCGTGTCGACGAGCGGGCCCGTCTCGGGGTAGACCCCCGCGCTGTCGAGGTCCTGGAGCTCCCTCGCCAGCTCGCGGGCGAGGCGCGCATAGCTCGGCTCCTGCTCCACCTCGGGGCGGAGGCGCCGTGCGCGGAGGAGCGAGCGGGCCAGGTCGACCCTCGCGAGCGGGCGGGTGTGGATCCGTAAGGAGTCCAGGTATCCCCGCGCGGCGAGCGCCTCGACCTCTTCGTAGGCGAGGTGGCGGGCCTCGAGGAATTCCGCCGGCTGAGCGTGGGCTCGAGGGACCCCCTCGCCGAGGCCGGCCGACGCCGCCAGCGCCATCAGCGCACAGAGTGCCGAGTCACGGATCGAACGCATCGCGGGACTGTATCGGAGCCGTGGACTGGGGGCCAGTTCCGGAACGTCCTGAAGGCGTAGGCGCGTCAGGCACGGGGAGTGCTTCGCCTCGAGTGTCGGGGCGGGGAGAGCGTGTGTGGCCTCGAAGCCACACCGTGGACCGGGGGCGGCATCCGAAGACCCCACCGCACCCTGTGAAGGGCCCCTAAATCCTGAATTCACAGCCCCGTGCTCCCTGGCACGTCGGCTGCTCCTAGTGCCGGGCATCGCGAATTCGGCTGCATGAACCGGGAGGACATCATGGCACCGCGCACGTCTCGCTCACCTGTTTCTTCCTTTCGTCTTTTCCTTTTGGCCGGAGGGGGCCTAGCCGTCTTCGGGCTATTGGTGATTCTTTCCGTTTCGCCCTCTCCCGCCAATGCCGCCGAGGAGTCGTCCTCCGCGTCGACGACGCTGCTCCGAAGCGGCACCTTTGCGTCCGCGCTCGAGCTGTCTTCCGGGTCCAATCGTCCGATTCGCCGACGGGCTCCTCGGTATTACGAGGAGCGGCGCGAGCCCGAGTACACGCCACGCGGCTTCTTGACCGTGGGCGGCGGCGTGTTCGACCCCCAGACCCAGCCGGGCGGAGGGTTTTACGGCTCCCTGAGCCTGGGTAGCGAGATCGCGCCCCCGCTCGATCTCGGGGTCCAGGTTTCCTGGTTCCACCGGGACTCGGACGGCGAGCAGGTCGTCTTCACCTACGTGGACGAGGGCGGGAACACGGTCCAGCAGGTCATCGAGACCGAGTCCGTCGACACCGACCTCATCCCCCTCATGGGAATCGTCCGGCTGCGCTTGCCGATCTCCCCGTACTTCCAGCCCTACGTCGGAGGCGGCGCCGGGTACGAGTGGCTCTCGGTCGAGGGCGTCGACGAGTTCGGCCCCTTCAGCTACGACTACGACGGATTCGGAGCCCAGGTCATGGGCGGCCTCAATCTGTACGCCTCGAAGACCATCGGCCTGTACGGCGAGGCCACCTACAACTGGAGCAGCCCGGACCGAACGGTGTTCGTCGGTGGCGTGGGCGAGGTGAAGGAGGAGATCGCGATGGACGGTCTCGCCTTCCATGGGGGCCTTCGCTTCCGGTTCTAGTTGTCTCCCAGGGGAGCGTTCGGTATATCTCAGTCGAGAGGCCCCGGTCCGACCGGCCCGGGGCGCTCTCGACGTTCGCACAACCAGGGGAGGTGTTCGGTGATGATGGGTGTCCGGTCTCTGTTGCTCCTCGCGCTCGCCAGTCTCGTACTCTTCGTCGGTTCCTCGCCGGCAGTGGCCCAGGATCAATCCCAGACCTACGATCCGCAGAACCCGGGGCTCGGCCTCCGCGGCATTGGAGCCCGTATCGGTTTCGTCGATCCCGAGGACGCCTCGAGCACCGTGGTCTGGGGCGCGCACGTCGACGCGGGCACGCTCGTCCGGAACGTCCATCTCGTGCCGTACTTCGAGTACTGGAGCGCGGGCGCCGAGGTGGGCGGCTTCGAGGCGGACGTCAGCGATCTCACGATCGCCGCGGACATCAACGTGGACTTCCCGCTCCAGGACGCACGGATCACGCCGTACCTGGGGGGTGGCCTCGGAGTCCACTTCCTGAGCGCCGAGTCGAACGTGCCCGGCGAGGAGGGCGGCGACGATACGAAGTTCGGGCTCAACGCCCAGGGCGGCATGCGCAACCAGATCATGCCCAACCTGAATCTCTTCGGAGAGCTTCGCTACTCGTTCGTCTCCGACGCGGGCCAGCTCAAGCTGGTCGGCGGCTTCACCTACCAGTTCATCTACTAGCCGTCTCGGCGCGCGGTCCGTGGCAGTAGGGCGCGGCTCGCGCGCCGGCGGCGCGCCCGCCTGCCGGCGCGAATCGCTCCTCTCGCTCTCGCCTGCGGGTGAAGGAGGAACGCTCGTGAACACCCAGCGACTCATTCCGATGTCCTGTCTGCTCCTGGCGCTCGCCATGGTCGTGCCGGCCTGCGCGCGCAAGACCGAGGAGCAGCTCTCC encodes:
- a CDS encoding YIP1 family protein, which translates into the protein MASFVARMVGAARLEPAVYEEVEADRTATMQAMGVVILSSLAMGVGALGSGEAGFIGGVLTGLIGWIVWAFLSWIIGTKILPEPGTQSDMGELLRTLGFSSSPGVIRIFGWVPLIGGFITMAALLWMLVSMVVAVRQALDYTSTGRAVIVCVIGWFVHLVITVWVAALFGIALFGLSGMSTP
- a CDS encoding metal-dependent transcriptional regulator; translated protein: MTVWKRFHEKEVTHSMAHYLQAIAALSHAGAPASVTAIADRLGVSRAGVTSMLRTLKNRDLVHHERYGDVSLTPEGRRLAARTERSRDVLTRFFVETLGLPPGTAEEDACMMEHLVSPATMVELLRLTAFLASGDPSAERFNAAFREYQTRCSSGDAGSSCPVCKGRCLKDTVEMMEITDQPGAGS
- a CDS encoding outer membrane beta-barrel protein; its protein translation is MMGVRSLLLLALASLVLFVGSSPAVAQDQSQTYDPQNPGLGLRGIGARIGFVDPEDASSTVVWGAHVDAGTLVRNVHLVPYFEYWSAGAEVGGFEADVSDLTIAADINVDFPLQDARITPYLGGGLGVHFLSAESNVPGEEGGDDTKFGLNAQGGMRNQIMPNLNLFGELRYSFVSDAGQLKLVGGFTYQFIY
- a CDS encoding capsule assembly Wzi family protein, with amino-acid sequence MRSIRDSALCALMALAASAGLGEGVPRAHAQPAEFLEARHLAYEEVEALAARGYLDSLRIHTRPLARVDLARSLLRARRLRPEVEQEPSYARLARELARELQDLDSAGVYPETGPLVDTGPRETRFRLQSAAHVRGDYEETRDPHFRFRDETSVGVRMSLQVWPALVAYEEIAATRIRGEREWVDPLAKDTDVELAVLHAGLTFRGGPVTAAAGYDYFRWGPGRRGTLLLSDNAGPMGYLQLRGDFAGRVSVTALNGILSRSEDKMLAAHRIEFAATRWLTIALAEAARYSSDGIDLLYGIGLLPYSLIERIHVREASHDSLRGDVRSNVMASADVALRVSPDLTLYGEVLVDDFSTEEEEMPDRFGWTAGFRSHRPVGAGAIRFLGEYTFVRNYTYSVDYGRNYEYRGKPLGYSLGPDAENVWVETAYDLTRDWQVRWTGDFTNKGEGRIGEAWTPSLGDVDNSRPTGVVERRREVWGDVRWIPRDNVDVALGLGYRTRENVDHVDGAEERAWLARLGAELRY
- a CDS encoding FeoA family protein, which encodes MTPPIVVERERVELQVMEAAATGTAPARAGVPMGMLPDRARAVVVTIVAEDELKRPLLDLGLTPGTEILVVRRAPLRDPIEVYVRGCHFSIRREEANRILVEAV
- the ppk1 gene encoding polyphosphate kinase 1, which encodes MADQAGEPKNEPKYLNRFLTWLAFNERVLDEARDTSNPVLERARFLGIAASNLDEFFMIRVSGMRDLVRAGVDHRDPAGTPAPELLHRMVERSRELSDRAASIYANEIVPALRDSGVRFLSPGELMGRERAAIERHFQREIFPILTPSAVDPAFPTPHVTNLVLYLAVRLEARGQTRLAIVQLPRLAPRWIHVGGIEPRFVLLEDVVRENLGVFFEGNVVQEAVAFRVTRDADFATDDQEAEDLVDAVRQVLSSRTHGDPIRLEIESAASDALVESLTHALKLEPHEVCRLPAPLDLRFLVDFSRLPSLPAPRPEPWPPQPQPGIPSGEGLWAELQERDILLFHPYESLEPVLRLLRLAADDPDVLAIKQTLYRTSSTSEVVRSLERAAQSGKQVTVLIELSARFDEERNVTWARRLEDAGAQVLYGLAGLKTHAKALLVVRRGPEGIERYAHIGTGNYNERTALDYSDLSLLTTDEDLCADLTAFFNVVTGYSEPLPWRRIAMAPLGLRQRLLGLIRREIERTPTEGPGQIRAKMNALVDVPLIDALYEASAAGVKIDLNVRGSCLLRPGVKGLSENIRVITLVDRFLEHSRIFEFRNGGDVEVYLGSADWMPRNLDRRVELVVPVVDPAHRDRLGRILDTLLADNVKARELRPDGTLMKRDGRRKLVRAQEVFWRWAHRAALRPPDAEGGAFRPIRKSPDRTDSADVA
- a CDS encoding outer membrane beta-barrel protein, translating into MILSVSPSPANAAEESSSASTTLLRSGTFASALELSSGSNRPIRRRAPRYYEERREPEYTPRGFLTVGGGVFDPQTQPGGGFYGSLSLGSEIAPPLDLGVQVSWFHRDSDGEQVVFTYVDEGGNTVQQVIETESVDTDLIPLMGIVRLRLPISPYFQPYVGGGAGYEWLSVEGVDEFGPFSYDYDGFGAQVMGGLNLYASKTIGLYGEATYNWSSPDRTVFVGGVGEVKEEIAMDGLAFHGGLRFRF
- a CDS encoding class I SAM-dependent methyltransferase, translated to MKKKRDAGYNERLFSGDLRGRLHNARFLWLADSLRRAQAPCRRVLELGGFDGRSIQFLAQKPDRYLGLDANWEGGVDLGRAKWSDDAGIQFEICSTPAQLREHVKEERFDTSLSLETLEHIPPDDLEPYVREIARVTTGHFVATVPNEKGPVFLAKYVVKRLFGDYFRYRPIEVWGAFIGRMDLVERDDHKGFDYEEVIRLLGRYFDIVEVSGYPFRRLPRWLNFGVGIVARARAASRESA